One window from the genome of Eucalyptus grandis isolate ANBG69807.140 chromosome 7, ASM1654582v1, whole genome shotgun sequence encodes:
- the LOC104455068 gene encoding LOW QUALITY PROTEIN: receptor kinase-like protein Xa21 (The sequence of the model RefSeq protein was modified relative to this genomic sequence to represent the inferred CDS: inserted 1 base in 1 codon), translating to MLLQRVKTEENKRNCKNSYILNLSSCWSTFILSLLYFFWFRPNKNASASSSSEDGFLHVSYHNLLKATCGFSSTNLLGVGSFGSVYRGLLDQTQSIVAIKILDLTRDGASKSFIAECEVLRRIRHRNLVKVLRVXILGNDFKALVYEFMSNGSLDEWLHSTASQYTERNKLSLLERVNIAIDVACALDYLHHHYEMPIVHCDLKPSNVLLDDEMNGHVGDFGLARFLPEATHKLLVDQSSSIRVKGSFGYVAPEYGMGSAVSTEGDVYSFGVLILEMFTGKRPIDDMFEDGLDLHRFTKAALADRVEKAIDPILLQEIEELEKRRTIAPEGKNKSWCSIKDCLVLIIEVGITCSFESSKERMDIYDALTKLQGMRKKLLEFIVTI from the exons ATGCTACTACAAAGAGTCAAAACAGAAGAGAATAAGCGGAATTGCAAAAATTCTTATATCCTCAATCTCAGCTCTTGTTGGAGTACCTTCATATTGTCTCTGTTATACTTCTTCTGGTTTAGACCCAATAAGAACGCATCGGCTTCAAGCTCTTCTGAAGATGGGTTTTTGCATGTTTCTTATCACAATCTCTTAAAAGCGACATGTGGATTCTCCTCCACCAATCTGCTTGGTGTGGGAAGTTTTGGGTCTGTGTACAGAGGGCTGCTTGATCAAACTCAATCGATTGTGGCCATCAAGATTCTCGACCTTACACGTGATGGAGCTTCCAAGAGCTTCATAGCCGAGTGCGAGGTCTTGAGAAGAATCCGACATCGTAATCTTGTGAAGGTACTTCGGG TGATTTTAGGAAATGATTTCAAGGCACTTGTCTACGAGTTCATGTCAAACGGAAGCTTGGATGAGTGGCTGCACTCAACCGCATCACAATATACGGAGAGAAACAAGTTGAGTCTACTAGAGAGAGTGAATATTGCAATCGATGTTGCTTGTGCACTAGATTATCTCCATCATCACTATGAAATGCCAATAGttcattgtgatctaaagccaAGTAATGTCCTTCTTGACGATGAAATGAATGGACATGTAGGCGATTTTGGGCTTGCCAGGTTCCTTCCAGAAGCAACACATAAGTTGCTAGTAGATCAATCAAGCTCTATCAGAGTAAAAGGATCTTTTGGCTACGTAGCTCCAG AGTATGGCATGGGAAGTGCGGTATCTACAGAAGGagatgtgtatagctttggagtCCTCATTTTGGAGATGTTCACAGGCAAAAGGCCGATTGATGACATGTTTGAAGATGGGTTGGACCTTCATCGCTTCACAAAGGCAGCTTTGGCAGACCGAGTGGAGAAGGCAATTGATCCCATTTTGCTTCAAGAAATCGAGGAGTTAGAGAAGAGACGAACAATTGCTCCAGAGGGCAAGAACAAGAGCTGGTGTAGTATCAAGGATTGTTTGGTTTTGATCATCGAAGTAGGAATCACTTGCTCTTTTGAGTCTTCGAAGGAGCGAATGGACATCTATGATGCATTGACTAAACTCCAAGGAATGAGGAAGAAACTTCTTGAGTTCATTGTCACTATCTAG